The Aspergillus nidulans FGSC A4 chromosome VIII genome contains the following window.
AAGAATAGGTGTTTTGGACGTATCCTGACCCTCCATATAAGAGATTAGAAGTCGtacagcatcaagagcatcctgaggctttggaagagGGGCTGGCTCGCCTaaatcatcatccagatTATTAGGATATATATCTgcatttccagaagcctcAGCAATTAGTTGCTCAAGTAATGCATCTGAGGATATCTTATTCCCAGAGCTAATTGGCTCTGGAGACTCTTCTACAgggttgagaaagaaggagatatcTATGCAGTCTGATAGCCTACCAGATTGCTGTACCTGTGTATAAAGTGGCCTTAGATCAGGTACTTCAACTGGAAGCTCTATAGGATCCTGGACTAGCGTGCTCTTATAAAAGCAGGCTAGGATAGTTGAGCTTTGGACATCATGATGCCAGGCCCGTACAAGCCATCGTATGCAATCTAGAATTGTTACAGATTGCAGCAGATCCAGGTTCCTTTCATAGTAAGAAAGCATATATCTTAACCACTGTTTCTGATAATAgatcttcaggttctggataatCCCCTGATCAAGAGGTTGGAACCGGCTTGTTGAATTCTTTGGGAGCCAGCAGATGCGTACATTgggaggtggtggtgccaGCTCTAGGCCAGAAAGATGTGCAGGGAGGTTGTCCATTGCAAGAAGGACTGATTACTGGCCAATATGTTGA
Protein-coding sequences here:
- a CDS encoding uncharacterized protein (transcript_id=CADANIAT00002498), coding for MDNLPAHLSGLELAPPPPNVRICWLPKNSTSRFQPLDQGIIQNLKIYYQKQWLRYMLSYYERNLDLLQSVTILDCIRWLVRAWHHDVQSSTILACFYKSTLVQDPIELPVEVPDLRPLYTQVQQSGRLSDCIDISFFLNPVEESPEPISSGNKISSDALLEQLIAEASGNADIYPNNLDDDLGEPAPLPKPQDALDAVRLLISYMEGQDTSKTPILRSLERLERDIEGEIITAKAQGTLDSWLSNAR